A region from the Halomarina litorea genome encodes:
- a CDS encoding helix-turn-helix domain-containing protein, translated as MEQYDCPFIAASDAHDVAFSAAHWEFDRTADRLETRMVVEGPDREGWADIALSELDRDNGVVSRERVELAELQGFVQNVGAAMTLIEGCRDLSDRERETLEAVDAGYFDSPRGATLDTLADRFEVSKPAVSKTLRRGQAKTISRVTEVLESLDEEERDGCDG; from the coding sequence GTGGAGCAGTACGACTGCCCGTTCATCGCCGCGAGCGACGCGCACGACGTGGCGTTCTCGGCGGCCCACTGGGAGTTCGACCGGACCGCCGACCGACTGGAGACGCGGATGGTCGTCGAGGGGCCGGACCGCGAGGGGTGGGCCGACATCGCCCTCTCGGAACTCGACCGGGACAACGGCGTCGTCTCGCGCGAACGGGTCGAACTCGCCGAGTTGCAGGGGTTCGTCCAGAACGTCGGCGCGGCGATGACGCTCATCGAGGGCTGTCGCGACCTCTCGGACCGCGAACGCGAGACGCTCGAAGCCGTCGACGCGGGCTACTTCGACAGTCCCCGCGGGGCGACCCTCGACACCCTCGCCGACCGCTTCGAGGTGTCGAAACCCGCCGTCTCGAAGACCCTCCGTCGGGGACAGGCGAAGACCATCTCTCGCGTGACGGAGGTGCTGGAGTCGCTGGACGAGGAGGAGCGCGACGGGTGCGACGGCTGA